The sequence CAGGAGCTGAAGTGGGGACATGCTGTTGCTTCTGGGAGTTTCTTGAGGTAAGTGCACCCAcagcctgcccccctcccgggcccccaccccaaccctgatccccctcctgttataccaatataataaaaaccagcaggatcttattaagagggataaggcaaagatgccacatttattgtaaataccataacaaaacaaaaaacaatgtttttctacttgtttctattactacttattccttatacatacatacacacacacacacacatattcattcacacaatcattcattcaggttctgtatagatgttatagttaccagcctagatgttgctcatgccaagttactggccaggtatcttggtcatgaggatggagccgagtctgtgtcagatgcatctgatgctcttggaggctggcagcagaaccatagactcaaagttcttattctttagagtccagttttatagggatttttccctatgttagttcatacgagttgcttcattttgctgttgctaaatcaatcagcaggtggctggcttcatgttgttagatgttttgtttttccttcctttgaggtgtggtgggtggattccagtttgccctccgggggtcatctggttgatcccacttgacaccttcttcagccaacactgaattcttcaggctggtaactccctaaccattcattcacatacattctctaacttaatcacatctatttcactgtctctttaccttttggggtgtgaccaatttatgtgagactccctgtcttttaacaatcaaagataaagtgagatgaaaatttacggagggtgggggtctctatttatacactataacagctactgttttggcttacttagagttaattaatgtttaacaagttttatacaaagtatttctttgagcaggcttcacacagacacagctggtggcttgcaggttagaatcacaaatttacttttaacataaacctttagttataaggcatcagttaacaataagtcatttttcatataaaccatgtttaatataaaccttctttaatatccctacactcccaccctctgaacccctcagccccagccccactcccgagtctgcacccccagtcggagccctcacaccctgcctgcatcccaacctctcagccccagcccagagacccctgccgccctccgaacccctcgatcccagcccagagtaccctcctgcatcccaaaccccctcatccccagccccaccctagagcctgaacccccagccggagccttcaCTCCCCCAGCACGCCCTgacccccctgtcccagccctgatccccctccctccctccctccaaacccctcagtcccagcccggagcaccctcctacactccaaacccctcatctccagccccaccccagtctgCACCCAGTCAGAACCCTCACACACCCCCATGCCccaggccccatcccagagccccctcctgcatcccaaatccctcatccccacatCAGAGCTTGTACCCCCAACTGGAGCCATCACTCCCCTCcacaccccagtcccctcccacaccctgaacctaggttgaccagatgtcccgattttatacagacagtcccgatattcaggggtctttcttatataggcatctattaccccccaccaccatccaaatttttcacacttgctatctggtcaccctacctgaacCCCTAATTTAtgtccccaccccagaacccacacccccagcctgtacctcctcccacacctcaaccccctgccttttcctggagtcccctcccatactccaaaccccttggcttcACCCACcagcccgcagccccctcctgtaccctaaacccctcatccctggcccctccccaaagcccgcacccccagccacagcccccaccccctttcgcatcccaacccactgcctcagcctgaagccccctcccacactctgaactaatttctgtccccaccccagagcccacacctccagccgaAGCCCTCACCCTAGCCCCCGAGCCATCCCAGTGAAAACGagcaaatgagtgagggtggagagAGTGAGcgatggggtgggagtggggatggagtgagcaggggcgaggcctcagaggaggggcagcGCAGGGCcaaggtgttcggttttgtgcgagtagaaagttggcaaccctattacATTCCCATCTCTGCTTCCTGTTTTTAAATCTGGTCACTCTTGGACTGGATGGAGTGATCAGATATAAAAACTGGTTTATTCCACACAGTTAACTGGAAATAGAGCCTTTCCGCTCTAAACTGTTTGGAAACACAGCAAGGAGGGATAACGTGAGGAAAGAAGGGAGGATGGAACACAGGGAGAAAGAAAGGGTTTGTATCTAAGATGGACGCTCATGGCCATGTCGGATCAGCTTTTTGGGCATTTGAGAGTAAAAAGGTTTTGCAATCAATGCTCTAgcgcagcagttctcaaactttagcaacccgagggcctccattttgatttttaaatttccgGGGACCCCCCCTGCTCAGCCCTTGCCCCACCTTCTTCTCCGAGGCCCCGctgtgccccacccccttccctgagggccacacttacttctgtgctgttgctggtggggcgctgccttcagagctggacatccggccaacagccgccgctctctggctgcccagctctgaaggcagcgcagaagtaagggtggcaatactgcaaccccctaaaataaccttgcgacccccctacatctcccttttgggtcaggacccccaatttgagaaatgctggtcccCCCCATTAAGTCTGTATAGTAGagggtaaaagcacataaaagaccagatttaATTGGGGGAGatggtctgtgatgtgtttttcatggcccttaatttggtagggccctactaataAGTAATGAATGCTGAATTCATTGCCCATTGGAACAGTGGTATTTGACAGGAGTTAAATTTCACTGAAAACTCAGGAAAGTTATTATTAGTTCCTAAAACTGAAAATATGTCACCATATAGTATATTAAATACTTACTATATAGTTCTGTGAAACAGAATTAAAAAGTAAACAAGTCATATGACTACTCATTATTATACATTACTCAATTGTCTGTGAGGGATTACTCCGCTAACATGTTGTAATCTATGTGGAAAAATGTCCAGCTAACTAGTTTAAAGATGATCATAACTGAACCAACACCACAAGGTGCAGAGCAGCCTCAAAAGCCATGAGAGTTGAGGATGCTCTAGTTACCCAGCAGGACCCAATTCTACTCACCTTATTTAAATTTGTgggtcccattgattttaatgggtatacttgtgtgagtaaagtgACCAGGAACTGGGTCACTGTGACATGTGCTGTGTACAGTACATCCATGTACTAAGACTATGTTTATTATTAAAAAGCTAATAAAACTCCTCTGTGCTACTATTCAAATAGAGGATATAGTGCTTGAGTTGGGACCGGGCACCTGAAgagaaaaaataatcaaaaaagATGTAGGGAATGGGAACAACACAGGAGCAGGAAGAGAGCAATAGAGAAAAGTTGGATAAAGTGGATGAGAAGAATTTTTTCTGCTGAgaaaaagatattgaacaaaaataaataacataATCGAGAGAGAGATTTAGAGAGAACATGACAGAGAAAGAAAATGGACTGAGAGATCAACTTGGAAAAGCAAGTGAACTCCCTGCACTGAAAACTAGTTATTTGTACTCCAGTTAGTACATTATCACCAAGCCAGTAATTTGCTGGTTTTGATGAGGGTAAACAAGTTACAGGGTGATAACACTTCTAATAAGGTACTTACACAATGTGGTGTGGGGAGGTAGACTGCAGCCACCACTTCAAGAATAAAGAACTCAGTCTTCCGAGTCTCAAGCCAATCATGAACAACTTGTCttaaatataaattttaataaattgAGTTAAATTATATCAAACATGCCTTATTCAATAGCTAATTTGATACCTAGCTATCTAATAGTACATATCACATCTCAAATGAGGTAGCCTGAAATATATTTAACCTTCCACTGTTGATACTATAAATCTGTCATGTCCAGACACCGTAGTCTCACATGAACTCTTACAAATATTACAAATATATAGAAAGCAATGTAAATGGGTCAAGTATCTATTCTACTGTGAGTGGCTAATCCTTTTTAGTAAAAGCATATTTAGCTAATAAATATTAAGTGCAAAGCTCACAAAAAGAAGTAATATATGGAGCATTTGTTAACTGATTTAAGTATCTATCATCTATACATAGTAATATTCCTCCTCCCCCGAATCTTCAGTCTCTGGGCTTATTCTGGTTTAAACAGCAAGAAAGCAGCTTTCTGGGTGATATGCCTTTAATAAAGGGAATAAAATATTGAATTCAGAAAGCTCCAAGACAGTTGGGAAGTGGCAGTTGAtcagagggaggattgagtgtGGAGACTATAAGCTAGCGAGGGGAGGGTTGATGGCTTGTGATTGTGTATGTTTGGGACAGAACAAGCTTGGGATAGTTGACTTGAGTAGCAATTAAGTGATCACAGTTAATAAAGACAGAACATGTATGTATTTTAAATCCATATTAGCATTAAGAATAAACTGCTTTACATTTTACATTAGGGTATTTATGAGAGGTGCTTTAACAGCTGGAGAGACCATAAATATATGAAGGCCAAGGTATTAGGAGTGATAGGATGAAAATAAAATAGATTAGATCCCAGCCTTAACACTGCAAGAGTAACCTCCGTCATGTAAAAGAGGTGAAGATGCCAGTTAAATTGCTGTGCTGCTCTTGGGACTGCAGTAGTCTGCAGGTGATGATCTTTAACAGGCACAATACATTAAAGAATATGAGTACGAAGAATGCTAATCCAGTGCACTATTTAATGGAAAGAATGGCTGGCTTCACTTTCCACAAACACCACCACTTTGGTGCTGAATATTTAACTTTCCGTACAAATAGCAGGAAGCATGTTTTGGGTGATGCCCCTTTGCCGGAAGAGATAGAATGTTGGAACCAGAAGGTTCCATGGGAGTTGGAGAAAGGTCTTCTGAAGAAAGTGGAGTGTCTGCAGCAGGAattcagctcccctcccccttaaAGATTAGAGACAAAGAAAAGGCAGGGGGGAATCGTAATAGGAAGCTGGGTGAGAAGAACCGTGTCTGTGAATATGGAGCTGAATAAAGCAAAAAGCAAAATAAACCAACAGAGGAAAAGACACAGAACTGACTACAACTCACCAGAAAAGAGAAGAGAGTTCCTGATGATCTCTTTGTACTATGGATGTGAAGCCTGTGAATTGTTGCCTGACATGTATtcttaaatacaaatattttgtcCTCACTATATCGAGAACTCTTGTTTCTGTGACAGGCAAACAGATCTGGAGAACAATACTACTAGCATGTAGTATCTATGCAACTTGAGTATTTAAAGTGGATTTGTCACAGTTGCAATCCAAATAGATCACCTAACTGCATGTGTGTATATGTAATATACACAAACCTTGATCCAGTGGTAAAAAGCTACACTGGCAATAATCTGCCTTCAATGTAGACAAGCAACTCCCACTGACAGCAACAGAAATACAGCACACGGATTGAGGGCACTATATGGCCTTAAGTGTTATTATAACAACTCCGTTTTGGAAGCTGGAAGCTTGGTGTGCTAATTTGCACATCAATACCCAGAATGCTCTTTCAGCTCCTCCACTATTTTATACATGTGCTCTGGTCTGAGctctgggggaaaaaacctgAAAGTCTGCAATGTTCTTTTGCGCACAAAATTCCATATTTTCTCTAGtataacattttaaatgaagaaaCCATATTTATTAATTgatctgggattttttttaataccatATCTAATTTAATTTCCCAAGTGTAGAAGAGAACACTTGAAGCCTGTGACTTTTTAAATACTTTCTTAGAACAAAATGTGAACTTAGTGGTGGAAGTAGGGGGAACGTGCAAAAACAAACTGCTGTGGCTACCCACACCAAGACTGAACAAGTCAAATTTCATCTAGAACTGAATTATTGTGAAGCCATTAAAATAGGATTTTATGATGGAGAGACCCTGAGGGCACAAGGAAGCCAGTCCAGAGAAAGCCCCTTATTAAATCCAAGTAGTGAGAGCACTTGGCATGCTTCGCTCAGGGCCTGAGGAACCCAGCCTCACTGTGGAGGGAGCCTTGCATGGACCCATCTTGGGGGTTGTTCAGCTCCACGATCCCAATGGTCAGCACAAAGCTAAACCGGGCAGTCCAGGTTTCCCCAACATGGAGGGACGCGGGGTTGTGTAATCGGCAGACTcgtgcagctcccccacccccagggcagcGCTTCCCCAGTTCCTCTCAGGAGGGATTTTTGTCCTGGATTGGGAGTGAACTGCTGTactccttttctcccccccccccttgtgccCAGCTTTCTTGCCCACACGGAGAAGGGGGTGCAGTGAAGGTCTAAGTGCGTGGGGTAGGGGGGGCGttctctctgcagcccctggccccTTTAGGATCAGCTTTCCTCAGGCGTGGGGAGAATAGGTGGGGGCCGCTCTGCAGCGAGTCCAGGACGGAGGGTTTGCATTGGACGGTTTGCGCTTGCGGGGGGGTTGATACCGCtggccccccctcctcctcccctctgcgggcggggtggttgggggggggggggtcgagcgGCAGCCtggtggttggggggagggggtgagtacagccccctcccccccatatgcTTCGGGCGGGGGCCTTGCTCCTGGCTCGGCATTGGAGGatctgtgctggggaggggggagactgcagcccccagcccccgcgggcgggggtgggggctggcctgCTGGCTCTGGCTGCTCTTGCATTGGcggatgcagggagggagggggcaggacgcgggggtggggagccgagtggctggaggggggggtcTCTATGAAAAGGGTGGGGGGCGTTAGAACCCCAGAAGAGAGGAAAGTTTCCGACGCTCCTGGTGCGGGTGCAGCGAGGCAGGCGGGTccggggcccggcccggcggcggcggcgcttgGTCGGGGAGCAGCAGCCGGGGGGCCCCCGCTGGATTTTTGTCGGGGGGGGTGGTATCgcccccctccttctcctccccccagggGTGAAAGTGCAAGAGGAAGTGCAGCCGCTGCCATCTTTCCTCCGCTCCAAACACACAGGGACGGACGGAGccggcagcccggagccccctcccgccctgCCCGCTGCAGCCGCGCCGCGCGCCCCTGCCCGCTGCGGCCTCCGCGCCTCGTGGCGGCCGGGCCCGGGCGGAGCTCGCGCCGCATCAGCTGCTGCCGCTCCAGCTCCGTGCTGCGCGCGCGCCCTCCGCCGCCTCAGCCTTTTGTTTCGCCCCCAAGCTCTCAATCCCCTCGCGCTTTGCAGGCAgcgcgcgccgccgccgccgtcGGGCCTGGACAgccgcggggagggggaggaagcggcGCGCGCCGCCGGGCAGCCTGAGAGCGAGCGCCGCCTGCAGGCCGCCGGGGGCAGCGCAGCCCCATGGAGCGGGTGAGCGAGGCCGCCGCCTGCGGCCCGTCGTCGGGCTGCTACACCTACCAGGTGAGCCGGCACAGCGCCGACATGCTGCACGGCCTCAACCAGCAGCGCAAGAACGGCGGCCGCTTCTGCGACGTGCTGCTGCGGGTGGGCGACGAGAGCTTCCCCGCGCACCGGGCCGTGCTGGCCGCCTGCAGCGAGTACTTCGAGTCGGTCTTCAGCGCGCAGCTGGGCGAGGGGGCCGGCGGGGGCGCGGACGGGGGCGCCGCGGAGGCCGGGGCCGGCGGCGGCGGGGCGGCCGCGGGCGGGCGGGAGCTGGAGATGCACACCATCAGCTCCAAGGTCTTCGGGGACATCCTGGACTTCGCCTACACCTCGCGCATCGTGGTGCGGCTGGAGAGCTTCCCCGAGCTCATGACGGCCGCCAAGTTCCTGCTCATGCGCTCCGTCATCGACATCTGCCAGGAGGTCATCAAGCAGTCCAACGTGCAGATCCTGGTGCCCCCCGCGCGCCCGGACATCATGCTCTTCCGCCCCAGCGCCGCCGACCTGGGCTTCCCCCTCGACATGACCAACGGGGCCGGCCTGGCGCCCAACGGCAACGGCATCGCCGGCATGCCCGAAGACGAGGCCACGCGGGCCGCCCTCACCGCCGCCCAGTCCTCCTTGCCCGTCCTGCAAGGCGTCGACCGCCTGCCCATGGTGGCGGGGCCCTTGTCGCCACCCCTACTGGCCTCGCCCTTCCCGAACGTGGGGACCAGTGCCCCCACTTTGGGCACCAAGAGGGGCAGGGGGCGGCCCCGCAAAGCAAACCTCTTGGACTCCATGATGTTTGGTACCCCAGGGGGCCTGCGAGAGGCTGGCATCCTTCCTTGTGGCCTCTGTGGGAAAGTGTTTACAGACGCCAATCGTCTGCGGCAGCATGAGGCTCAGCATGGGGTGACCAGCTTACAGTTGGGTTACATAGACATCCCACCGCCAAGGCTTGGTGAAAATGGGGTGCCTGGTCAGGACGATCCTGATGCCCCCCGAAAGAGGAGCAGGACAAGGAAGCAGGTGGCCTGTGAGATCTGTGGCAAGATTTTTCGGGACGTGTACCACCTGAACCGGCACAAGCTGTCTCACTCCGGCGAGAAGCCATATTCTTGTCCAGTGTGTGGGTTACGGTTCAAGCGGAAAGACAGGATGTCTTATCACGTTCGGTCTCACGATGGCTCTGTGGGAAAGCCCTACATCTGCCAGAGCTGTGGAAAAGGCTTCTCCAGGTAAGAGGACATTGATGTGGAATGGAAAAGACCAGAGGGTTATCTAGTTCACCTCTTGAGGACCCGTGTAGAATCATCCCTATACTGTTAGTTTTAAATACCCGCAAGGGATGGGGCTTTCATCGGGTTTTTTTGGGAGACTATTTTACAGTCCTATAGAAGAGTTAACTAGTAATTAAATCACAAAATGGGGAGTTGGATGAGTCCTGCGTAACATTCCCAGTTTTGTCGTAGACTTGGTGTGTGACGGTGGGCAAGTTACTCTTGTGTCAAATGGGTATTGAAATAATTGGGTGTTCAGAGGCTTACTTATGGGTTGTGAAGTGATTTGAAGTCCTCCACTGCAAGTTGCTattgaagtgcaaagtattaatagattttaaaatgacttttttctGATGAACAGTCTACATTTTCATTGTCTTAACTTCACTCCATTAGTCCTAGTGTGTAATCACCCACGTATGAATGAAGAGTTGATATTTCAAAGTCTGCGGCAACAGTTCTCTTTAATACATGGTCTTTGTGTCCTTTGTGTTTACAGCATCCTGAAGGGGATCCTGTTTCTACCCTGCAGCATGCATAAGATCTGTGCATTTAATGTGGCTATTTGTTGTCACTTAAGTGAACGCCCACAAGCAAGTGGATCTTTGATACTGCCTTAATATGGCTTGTGTGTATCTTGTGATTTGAGTGCTCTCATTGAGTTCAGAAAACCAGGGCCTAAATGTTTAAGGGGGAACAGTGAAAATGTCGACATGCcttcataaaataaaaaaactgaaaaatagaGAATCTTTTTTTCTCTAGTCTTCTAGTTTTGGTAATCTTAAGTGGTATACAAAAGTgtgtaaacaaaataaatcaaacaGAAGTGTGATGTTTAACTTTACAGTGTGCCTTTAGTTCAAGGATTGATTCAAGGGGCATCCCTGAAGTCCCTAGGGATGTACTAAGAGTTCAAACCTTTGACTAGTCTTTCCAGTTAAACAGCCCCAGCCCACTTGCCCAGGCATCAGGTTTAACAGCTTAACTGTGGAGTTAACTCGTCTTCTGTCTCCAGAAAATGAATTCCACCCAGCTCTCTCTGACTGGCTGAGACTTGAAAGCTGGGGGAGGAGAGTTGGAGAATTAGTTTCCAAGCAGCTTTGGCCTCCTACAATGAAAAGCTTTCTTCCCACCCAGAGAAACACCCACTAGGAAAATCATTAGCTATTCAGGCTTCCCTCCTTCAAAACAAGCTTTACCAATCGCTGGGAATGAACTAACTTCTTTCAATATTTATTTGCTCTTCTACAGCACTTCTAGCTGAGGccctcaaagtactttacaaacattaattatgcCTCACAGCATAGTTGTGAGGGAGGACAATATTTTTCCATGTTATATATGAGGAAATTGAGACACAAAAGTAGAACTTAATGCCAAAATTTTCATACTGCGGTGCCTAAATTTGGATCCCTAAATGCATATTTGGACACCTAAATCAAAGTGGCCTGACTTaaaaatgctcagcacttttgacaCTGAGGTCACTTTGGTTCAGGTGTCCAAATATGAATTTAGAAGTCCAACTGTGGGCATCCTAGTATGAAAACTTTGACCTAGATCTCCTGAGTATTCTGATCAGAAAACAGTATTTCTTTGCAGAGGGATGGCAGGATATTTATCAGAATAGAGCTCTGACCGTTTCTGAGAAGTAAAATATAATGGGTTGCTTGAATGAACTGGAGCCCAGACACACCAGAGAAAACTTTTCTTGGAGTGGATGCAAGAATGGCTTctatttttaatgtttgttttcaaGTATATGTATGTGGGTGTGTCTGtatacatatataaatacatatatatttttttaaggccagaccaCTTGAATGGGCACATCAAGCAGGTGCACACGTCGGAGAGACCTCATAAGTGTCAGGTAGGAGCAGAGGGATAAAAGAGGGTTtatatctttttatttaaaaaaagacaatgaATGTACATGTGTGCAAAGAATGATCAAACATTGATAGAATTGTGTGAACTGAGAGAAATCATGTTTGTAACTAATCATGTTCAACAAACTGACAGCCGCTTTACATTCCTCTCTctaccctccccccaccacgcCCTGTTGTCATCTCCTGCTGCTCTGGTcctcctgtctcccctccccctctaccAGATGTTCTTCCTTGCTGCTCTATCCCAGTCCCACCCTGGAAACCTTACCCTGCTGCTTTGTCCCTAGCTGTCTCAAATGATTCCCCTTTTTCTCTTCTGTAGTTCAGTGGCCACTAACAAGAGGCTCAAATTCTggctttaattttttaatataatttcaaACATAGTTGATAATTTAACTTCACTTGCTGTGAAGCTCTTTGTATCACGTAGCCTTCAGAACATTGCACTGAGCAAAACTGGACGCTTTTTTTCAGCAAGGACATGGGTGACATCAGCACAGTATCCTTTGAAATGCAATATCAACTTTCATAGTTCTTTACAGTTAAACAATAAGTCTTCCATTAAGGTTTAAAACCAAATCAAGATTGACCTTTTATAATCCATTTGCGGGGCGGGAGGGAGAGTAGTTAACAGGTATCTGGGCAAAACAGTTTCCATTATGACCCCCTGTCTTCAAACGCTTTTATGGTAAATTTCTGAAATATTTGCTTCTTGGGCCAATATTTTCCATGCTTGGTGTCTGAAGGAAGGTGAATTTTACAGGAAGTTGGAGCAAAATCCCTTCAGTTTTCTTTGAGgtcagtgagggtgggggagaaattTTTCCATTCTAAAAAATTCTAACCCCATCCTGTCTGACTGTTGCCTCTTAACCTGCATTTTTCTGTCTCCTGACACATGCCCCTGTTTTTCTTCCAAATTGTGGGGGATTGTGGGATGTTTTTGCAGTTTAAAGAAATCCAGTGAGCAGATTTTCAGAGATGTAGAGcacctaaagcaggggtgggcaaaccttttggcctgagggacacatctgggtggggaaattgtatgcaaggccatgaatgtagggcaaggggttgggatgtgggagggggtgcagtgtacaggaaggggctcagagcaaggggatggggtgcaggagggggtgcagggtgcaggaaggggctcagggcaaggggttggagtgcaggagggggtgcggggtgcaggaagggactcagggcaaggggctggggtgtgggaaggggtgcaggagggggtgcagtatgcaggaaggggctcagggaaaggggttggggtggggggggtgcaggagggggctcagggcagggggttggggtgcaggaggggtgcggcagggagcTCAAGGCAGGGCAttaggggctcagggcagggggttggagtgcagggtgcaggaggggtttgggctcctGCCCAAAgccacttacctcaagcggctccagggtggcaggggCACACAGTGgagctaaagcaggctccctgcctgccctcgcCCCGGCCCTGCGCTGCTCCCGGAAGAGGCCAGCATGTCCGCAGTGGCTCCtggcggtggggtggggcaggtggctctgccTCGCGCTGCCCTCGCATGTGGGTACCAcctccaaagctcccattggctgcggttccccattcccggccaatgggtgCTGTGGGAGGTAGTGCCTGCATGcgagggcagcacatggagccctctgcctccccccatcCTCCAGGGCCACAAggacgtggtgccggccgcttctgggagtggcgtgggggcagggcaggcagggagcctgccttagccccgctgcgccatGGGGTTGacaatcccatgggccggatTGAAAGCCCTGACAGGCTGGATCCGATCTCTGGGCCATAGTTTGTCCTTCCCTGACCTAAAGGCTCCTATTGACCTCATTGGGAGTTGTGGGAGctcagtacctttgaaaatcaggccataggGCCTTCAAGCTAATTAAACACCTTAAACCTATCTAAAGTCTTAAATTGGCTTAAGTTTCTTAAGATGATATAAGTCTATAGATCAGGTTAAATCAGAAAAATTCCCAAACCACAATTTTTGTAAAAACAAGGTGACTAGTTGTATGTAGTGAGGATGccttaaagattttaaaaaaatgcacacttaagtgtgtgtttgtgtgtgtgtgtgtataaatatctaTATATAATATAGATATTCATACACAGGTATGGACATGTGTACTTAGCCTAAAGTGCTAGCAAAAACTCATCAATCTTTGGCCAGCTGGTGTGATGCTTACAGAACGTGTGCAGTTGACTAATAACACTGATAAGCACTAATTGTTAAGAAACAGATACATTTTCTTTCATTTAGGAGTATTAAATGTAAACAACTAAATTCATGCAAATCTAAGGGTGCATtgagcactcaaaagttaaggttcaacacacaaccttaactctgccctttacATATTTGCATTACATGAGCACAGTTTCTTAGAATAATCTCCTATCTCTAGAATTGTAGAAAATGCCGCAAGATATTGTATAAGAAAATGGTATAATTAATGGTTATTAAGATAGTGACAGAAAGAATTAAGATCGGGAGTTCAACAGTAGCTTGTGCTTGACTTTTGAGTGCTGAATTGTTCAAACTTAATGTGGCcataataattaatataaataaGCTGTAGAAGATTTGTTGAATGCCTACTATCTTTGCAAAAACTACTTGACAGCACCCTGTCAGAATTATAACGTTTCTCTGCATACACACATACAGAAGTGTGTTTGTGATACACACCACAGAAAGGATATTCTGGAAAACAGTGCTGTAAATTTGTTTCAAATCTAAAATGTATACTATATATACTAATGTGCCTTTCATTCTAGTTATCTCCTGAGAAATAACTTTCCCTCCCATAGAATTATCTTTCCTAGTCACCAAGTTTGGGCACTGAGGCGCAAAATAGCTCAATATTGGTATGTTGTTTCTCCATACCTCACCATCATTTTTCCTTGATT comes from Mauremys reevesii isolate NIE-2019 linkage group 18, ASM1616193v1, whole genome shotgun sequence and encodes:
- the PATZ1 gene encoding POZ-, AT hook-, and zinc finger-containing protein 1 isoform X4 translates to MERVSEAAACGPSSGCYTYQVSRHSADMLHGLNQQRKNGGRFCDVLLRVGDESFPAHRAVLAACSEYFESVFSAQLGEGAGGGADGGAAEAGAGGGGAAAGGRELEMHTISSKVFGDILDFAYTSRIVVRLESFPELMTAAKFLLMRSVIDICQEVIKQSNVQILVPPARPDIMLFRPSAADLGFPLDMTNGAGLAPNGNGIAGMPEDEATRAALTAAQSSLPVLQGVDRLPMVAGPLSPPLLASPFPNVGTSAPTLGTKRGRGRPRKANLLDSMMFGTPGGLREAGILPCGLCGKVFTDANRLRQHEAQHGVTSLQLGYIDIPPPRLGENGVPGQDDPDAPRKRSRTRKQVACEICGKIFRDVYHLNRHKLSHSGEKPYSCPVCGLRFKRKDRMSYHVRSHDGSVGKPYICQSCGKGFSRPDHLNGHIKQVHTSERPHKCQTCNASFATRDRLRSHLACHEDKVPCQVCGKYLRAAYMADHLKKHSEGPSNFCTICNRGFSSASYLKVHVKTHHGVPLPQVSRHQEPIPNGGAAFHCVRTYGIKEGQKCSHSDPIESSDSYGDLSDASDLKTPEKQSTNGSFSCDMAVTKNKMEPEGEKKYPCPECGSFFRSKSYLNKHIQKVHVRALGGPLGDLGPALGSPFSPQQNMSLLESFGFQIVQSAFASSLVDPEVDQQPMGPEGK
- the PATZ1 gene encoding POZ-, AT hook-, and zinc finger-containing protein 1 isoform X2 is translated as MERVSEAAACGPSSGCYTYQVSRHSADMLHGLNQQRKNGGRFCDVLLRVGDESFPAHRAVLAACSEYFESVFSAQLGEGAGGGADGGAAEAGAGGGGAAAGGRELEMHTISSKVFGDILDFAYTSRIVVRLESFPELMTAAKFLLMRSVIDICQEVIKQSNVQILVPPARPDIMLFRPSAADLGFPLDMTNGAGLAPNGNGIAGMPEDEATRAALTAAQSSLPVLQGVDRLPMVAGPLSPPLLASPFPNVGTSAPTLGTKRGRGRPRKANLLDSMMFGTPGGLREAGILPCGLCGKVFTDANRLRQHEAQHGVTSLQLGYIDIPPPRLGENGVPGQDDPDAPRKRSRTRKQVACEICGKIFRDVYHLNRHKLSHSGEKPYSCPVCGLRFKRKDRMSYHVRSHDGSVGKPYICQSCGKGFSRPDHLNGHIKQVHTSERPHKCQQENGSHPGISSETSTAIEKLKLQETCNASFATRDRLRSHLACHEDKVPCQVCGKYLRAAYMADHLKKHSEGPSNFCTICNRGFSSASYLKVHVKTHHGVPLPQVSRHQEPIPNGGAAFHCVRTYGIKEGQKCSHSDPIESSDSYGDLSDASDLKTPEKQSTNGSFSCDMAVTKNKMEPEGEKKYPCPECGSFFRSKSYLNKHIQKVHVRALGGPLGDLGPALGSPFSPQQNMSLLESFGFQIVQSAFASSLVDPEVDQQPMGPEGK